A stretch of Hypomesus transpacificus isolate Combined female chromosome 7, fHypTra1, whole genome shotgun sequence DNA encodes these proteins:
- the ccnd2b gene encoding G1/S-specific cyclin-D2b isoform X2 produces MELFCFEDKVLRAEPDQNILCDDRVLQSLLTIEDRFLPQCSYFKCVQKDIQPYMRRMVASWMHEEWELVVLGKLKWDMAAVIPNDFIEHIVRRLPLPMDKLAVVRKHTETFIALCATDFSLAMNPPSMIATGSVGAAICGLQLDQADKSLSRDNLTDLLAKITNTEVDCLRACQEQIERVLASSLRDCHQLSKETGSSRAGSKAMEQQAQSSTPTDVRDVNL; encoded by the exons ATGGAACTTTTTTGCTTCGAGGACAAAGTCTTGAGAGCTGAACCTGATCAAAACATTTTGTGTGATGACAGAGTTTTACAAAGTCTGTTAACCATTGAAGACAGGTTCCTACCACAGTGTTCCTATTTTAAATGTGTCCAGAAGGATATACAACCGTATATGAGACGAATGGTTGCTTCATGGATGCACGAG GAGTGGGAGCTGGTTGTCCTGGGCAAGTTGAAGTGGGACATGGCGGCTGTCATTCCCAATGATTTCATCGAGCACATTGTGCGCAGGCTGCCCCTGCCCATGGACAAGCTTGCCGTTGTCCGCAAGCACACCGAAACATTCATCGCTCTGTGTGCCACAG ATTTCAGCTTGGCCATGAACCCCCCCTCCATGATTGCCACAGGCAGCGTGGGAGCAGCCATCTGTGGCCTGCAACTGGACCAGGCAGACAAGTCACTGAGCCGGGACAATCTGACTGACCTGCTGGCCAAGATCACCAACACGGAGGTG GACTGTCTGCGGGCTTGTCAGGAGCAGATTGAGAGGGTCCTGGCTAGCAGCCTTAGGGATTGCCATCAGCTGAGTAAGGAGACTGGATCCAGCCGAGCAGGCAGCAAGGCCATGGAGCAGCAGGCCCAGTCCAGCACCCCTACAGACGTACGCGATGTCAACCTTTGA
- the ccnd2b gene encoding G1/S-specific cyclin-D2b isoform X1, producing MELFCFEDKVLRAEPDQNILCDDRVLQSLLTIEDRFLPQCSYFKCVQKDIQPYMRRMVASWMHEVCEEEKSEDDVFPLAINYLDRYLAVVPTRKCHLQLLGAVCMFLASKLKESRPLTTEKLCMYTDNSITPREMLEWELVVLGKLKWDMAAVIPNDFIEHIVRRLPLPMDKLAVVRKHTETFIALCATDFSLAMNPPSMIATGSVGAAICGLQLDQADKSLSRDNLTDLLAKITNTEVDCLRACQEQIERVLASSLRDCHQLSKETGSSRAGSKAMEQQAQSSTPTDVRDVNL from the exons ATGGAACTTTTTTGCTTCGAGGACAAAGTCTTGAGAGCTGAACCTGATCAAAACATTTTGTGTGATGACAGAGTTTTACAAAGTCTGTTAACCATTGAAGACAGGTTCCTACCACAGTGTTCCTATTTTAAATGTGTCCAGAAGGATATACAACCGTATATGAGACGAATGGTTGCTTCATGGATGCACGAG GTGTGtgaagaggagaagagtgaaGATGATGTGTTTCCTTTGGCCATTAACTATTTGGACAGATATTTAGCTGTGGTGCCCACTAGAAAGTGTCACTTACAACTCCTAGGGGCTGTGTGCATGTTCCTTGCCTCCAAGTTAAAGGAGAGTCGTCCATTAACTACAGAAAAGCTCTGTATGTACACAGACAATTCCATCACACCAAGGGAAATGCTG GAGTGGGAGCTGGTTGTCCTGGGCAAGTTGAAGTGGGACATGGCGGCTGTCATTCCCAATGATTTCATCGAGCACATTGTGCGCAGGCTGCCCCTGCCCATGGACAAGCTTGCCGTTGTCCGCAAGCACACCGAAACATTCATCGCTCTGTGTGCCACAG ATTTCAGCTTGGCCATGAACCCCCCCTCCATGATTGCCACAGGCAGCGTGGGAGCAGCCATCTGTGGCCTGCAACTGGACCAGGCAGACAAGTCACTGAGCCGGGACAATCTGACTGACCTGCTGGCCAAGATCACCAACACGGAGGTG GACTGTCTGCGGGCTTGTCAGGAGCAGATTGAGAGGGTCCTGGCTAGCAGCCTTAGGGATTGCCATCAGCTGAGTAAGGAGACTGGATCCAGCCGAGCAGGCAGCAAGGCCATGGAGCAGCAGGCCCAGTCCAGCACCCCTACAGACGTACGCGATGTCAACCTTTGA
- the usp18 gene encoding ubl carboxyl-terminal hydrolase 18, whose amino-acid sequence MAGSGLSRFHRSFSLESHLIYRTQGIRGFVNYGLSCCVNALLQSFCATWELVDILDKWNPLHVENKNRNVPLQLKEVFKAMQSDHSQPVSHHDFLNCLDNNYIRLYVQHDADEVFLFILNFLQEQMDDDTLVQAIHSLYNVTLETVLHCKECKYIQSYTSFLLSLPLHIKEDHNSLEDCIKSFFEPEVLRDSEKCYCERCGMKTRATRGFKLMSLPPVLCLHLKRFRSRRDYTMKLQCKVTFPETFDFLEIVNEETLSQKYVTNGSKYSLCAVIVHIGSAMFGHYTAYVHHKGDQSWYYADDSSVRKVSWSDVQSSYGGGGRERTAYMLLYRRDTGMAV is encoded by the exons ATGGCAGGCAGTGGTCTATCAAGGTTCCATCGGTCGTTTTCTCTTGAATCACATCTGATTTACAGAACACAAG GCATACGAGGGTTCGTGAACTATGGTTTGTCCTGCTGTGTAAATGCATTGCTGCAGAGTTTCTGTGCCACCTGGGAACTGGTAGACATACTTGACAA GTGGAATCCACTTCATGTTGAAAATAAGAACCGCAATGTACCCCTGCAGCTCAAAGAAGTGTTCAAAGCCATGCAGAGTGACCACTCACAACCAGTCTCCCATCATGACTTCCTGAACTGTCTGGACAACAATTACATTCGCC TTTACGTGCAGCATGATGCGGATGAGGTATTCCTCTTTATTCTGAACTTCTTACAAGAACAGATGGACGACGACACCTTG GTGCAGGCGATCCACTCCCTGTACAACGTTACACTAGAGACAGTCCTGCACTGTAAAGAATGCAAATACATCCAGTCCTATACCAGCTTCCTTCTCAGCCTCCCACTACACATCAAAGAAGACCACAACTCTTTG GAAGATTGCATTAAGTCTTTCTTTGAACCTGAGGTACTAAGAGATAGTGAGAAGTGCTACTGTGAACGGTGCGGAATGAAGACACGCGCTACACGG GGTTTCAAGCTCATGTCATTGCCCCCTGTTTTGTGCCTGCACCTGAAGAGATTCCGCAGTCGTCGTGACTATACCATGAAGTTGCAGTGCAAAGTCACTTTCCCTGAAACTTTTGATTTTTTGGAGATTGTGAATGAAGAGACACTGTCACAAAAATATGTCACG AATGGCAGCAAGTACAGTTTGTGTGCTGTCATCGTGCATATTGGTAGTGCCATGTTTGGGCACTACACTGCCTATGTTCATCATAAGGGGGACCAGAGCTGGTACTATGCAGATGACAGCTCTGTTCGGAAG gTCAGTTGGAGTGATGTGCAGAGCTCTTATGGAGGTGGTGGCAG AGAGAGGACTGCATACATGCTGCTGtacaggagagacacaggaaTGGCGGTTTGA
- the pex26 gene encoding peroxisome assembly protein 26 isoform X1 — translation MIVNKPDTSQAWFHSLKAFAHHVILENLGLGLLQSELANTSDGAYSFQPSLYSLSNKEEEEMMSNSTSLVNTRCFGSEHHSPALNANIVRTHSLLDLASEQLMVLRDFRNALDTCERGLESLTDDEHEDCRYAEFKAALCILGIQALAELNQWRGVLQWIIQQYECPEKMPAKIMQMCILLYTKVGEQAMVQEAGRSWLHCPANRSQTGFRTVAELYLLHVLTPLGLLEEARDMILGEVGSDAFTDDQKQTALEIVEDKKNQSPAQPPGPHCGSSPDVTARLATPQGSVVQKLKAMLRFLCRRLSEATVGSIPLRRLCLAFILLYMLFVKIDPALQSSFPWISKLLQILKHMWNVTFAPYYRTRAQSKQL, via the exons ATGATTGTAAACAAACCAGACACCTCTCAAGCTTGGTTCCATTCCTTAAAAGCTTTTGCCCACCATGTCATTCTTGAGAACTTGGGTTTAGGTTTGCTGCAAAGTGAATTAGCTAATACATCTGACGGAGCATACAGTTTTCAACCTTCATTGTACAGTTTAAGcaacaaagaagaagaagaaatgatGAGCAACTCTACCTCACTTGTCAATACTCGTTGCTTTGGATCTGAACACCATAGCCCCGCGCTAAATGCAAATATAGTACGGACACACAGCCTATTGGATTTAGCTTCAGAACAGTTGATGGTTCTCAGAGATTTCCGTAATGCACTTGACACATGTGAGAGAGGTTTGGAGAGTCTTACAGATGATGAGCATGAGGACTGCAG GTATGCAGAGTTTAAGGCAGCACTCTGCATTTTGGGTATACAAGCTTTGGCTGAACTTAATCAGTGGCGTGGGGTACTGCAATGGATAATCCAGCAATACGAGTGCCCTGAGAAAATGCCTGCCAAAATAATGCAGATGTG CATTCTCCTTTACACCAAAGTGGGTGAACAAGCCATGGTCCAAGAGGCAGGTAGAAGTTGGCTCCACTGCCCAGCCAACCGAAGTCAAACTGGATTCAGGACAGTAGCAGAGCTGTACCTGCTGCATGTCCTTACGCCCCTGGGCCTCCTGGAAGAGGCTCGGGATATGATCCTGGGAGAGGTGGGTAGTGATGCCTTCACAGACGACCAGAAACAAACGGCGCTGGAGATTGTGGAAGATAAAAAGAATCAAAGTCCTGCACAACCCCCTGGCCCTCATTGTGGCTCTAGCCCAGATGTGACAGCAAGACTTGCTACGCCTCAAG GGTCTGTGGTTCAGAAGCTTAAAGCCATGCTGCGGTTTCTGTGTAGAAGGCTGTCCGAGGCTACTGTTGGGTCAATCCCTCTACGAAGACTCTGTCTGGCTTTCATCCTTCTCTACATGCTTTTTGTCAAGATAGATCCAG CTCTGCAGTCATCTTTTCCTTGGATTTCAAAGCTGTTGCAAATACTGAAGCACATGTGGAATGTCACGTTTGCTCCTTACTACCGGACACGTGCACAGAGCAAACAACTTTAA
- the pex26 gene encoding peroxisome assembly protein 26 isoform X2 encodes MIVNKPDTSQAWFHSLKAFAHHVILENLGLGLLQSELANTSDGAYSFQPSLYSLSNKEEEEMMSNSTSLVNTRCFGSEHHSPALNANIVRTHSLLDLASEQLMVLRDFRNALDTCERGLESLTDDEHEDCRYAEFKAALCILGIQALAELNQWRGVLQWIIQQYECPEKMPAKIMQMCILLYTKVGEQAMVQEAGRSWLHCPANRSQTGFRTVAELYLLHVLTPLGLLEEARDMILGEVGSDAFTDDQKQTALEIVEDKKNQSPAQPPGPHCGSSPDVTARLATPQEGCPRLLLGQSLYEDSVWLSSFSTCFLSR; translated from the exons ATGATTGTAAACAAACCAGACACCTCTCAAGCTTGGTTCCATTCCTTAAAAGCTTTTGCCCACCATGTCATTCTTGAGAACTTGGGTTTAGGTTTGCTGCAAAGTGAATTAGCTAATACATCTGACGGAGCATACAGTTTTCAACCTTCATTGTACAGTTTAAGcaacaaagaagaagaagaaatgatGAGCAACTCTACCTCACTTGTCAATACTCGTTGCTTTGGATCTGAACACCATAGCCCCGCGCTAAATGCAAATATAGTACGGACACACAGCCTATTGGATTTAGCTTCAGAACAGTTGATGGTTCTCAGAGATTTCCGTAATGCACTTGACACATGTGAGAGAGGTTTGGAGAGTCTTACAGATGATGAGCATGAGGACTGCAG GTATGCAGAGTTTAAGGCAGCACTCTGCATTTTGGGTATACAAGCTTTGGCTGAACTTAATCAGTGGCGTGGGGTACTGCAATGGATAATCCAGCAATACGAGTGCCCTGAGAAAATGCCTGCCAAAATAATGCAGATGTG CATTCTCCTTTACACCAAAGTGGGTGAACAAGCCATGGTCCAAGAGGCAGGTAGAAGTTGGCTCCACTGCCCAGCCAACCGAAGTCAAACTGGATTCAGGACAGTAGCAGAGCTGTACCTGCTGCATGTCCTTACGCCCCTGGGCCTCCTGGAAGAGGCTCGGGATATGATCCTGGGAGAGGTGGGTAGTGATGCCTTCACAGACGACCAGAAACAAACGGCGCTGGAGATTGTGGAAGATAAAAAGAATCAAAGTCCTGCACAACCCCCTGGCCCTCATTGTGGCTCTAGCCCAGATGTGACAGCAAGACTTGCTACGCCTCAAG AAGGCTGTCCGAGGCTACTGTTGGGTCAATCCCTCTACGAAGACTCTGTCTGGCTTTCATCCTTCTCTACATGCTTTTTGTCAAGATAG
- the llph gene encoding protein LLP homolog isoform X2, which produces MAKSLRSKWKRKMRAEKRKKNAPKELARLKQALAHDGKGEISMDDMQEIVTVVPIEKIKEKKVDAVMDGDDDGKMDLDSKRNKKTLLDEHGQYPTWMSQRQAKKLKGKRVGKKTGKAKKQKGMAW; this is translated from the exons ATGGCCAAAAGTTTGAGAAGCAAATGGAAGAGGAAGATGCGTGCAGAGAAACGGAAAAAGAATGCTCCAAAAGAACTTGCCAGACTGAAGCAAGCGTTGGCGCATGATGGGAAAGGCGAGATCTCCATGGATGATATGCAAGAGATTGTCACAGTGGTGCCAATAGAGAAGATAAAGGAAAAGAAAGTTGACGCTGTTATGGATggggatgatg ATGGAAAGATGGACTTGGACAGCAAGCGCAACAAGAAAACATTGCTGGATGAGCATGGACAGTACCCCACGTGGATGAGCCAACGGCAGGCCAAGAAACTGAAGGGCAAACGGGTTGGCAAGAAAACAGGAAAGGCCAAGAAGCAGAAAGGCATGGCTTGGTAA
- the llph gene encoding protein LLP homolog isoform X1, which produces MAKSLRSKWKRKMRAEKRKKNAPKELARLKQALAHDGKGEISMDDMQEIVTVVPIEKIKEKKVDAVMDGDDGDDGKMDLDSKRNKKTLLDEHGQYPTWMSQRQAKKLKGKRVGKKTGKAKKQKGMAW; this is translated from the exons ATGGCCAAAAGTTTGAGAAGCAAATGGAAGAGGAAGATGCGTGCAGAGAAACGGAAAAAGAATGCTCCAAAAGAACTTGCCAGACTGAAGCAAGCGTTGGCGCATGATGGGAAAGGCGAGATCTCCATGGATGATATGCAAGAGATTGTCACAGTGGTGCCAATAGAGAAGATAAAGGAAAAGAAAGTTGACGCTGTTATGGATggggatgatggtgatg ATGGAAAGATGGACTTGGACAGCAAGCGCAACAAGAAAACATTGCTGGATGAGCATGGACAGTACCCCACGTGGATGAGCCAACGGCAGGCCAAGAAACTGAAGGGCAAACGGGTTGGCAAGAAAACAGGAAAGGCCAAGAAGCAGAAAGGCATGGCTTGGTAA
- the hcls1 gene encoding src substrate protein p85-like has protein sequence MWKSVVGHNVNVKVAAEGDDWETDPDFENDVSEQEQRWGSKTVEGSGHKEHISVAELRQKVSQEYEHVKKKEQALAPQASYGYGGTFGVEKDRMDKGAVGHSYVAQVEQHSSQTDAARGFGGKFGVQKDRVDKSAMGFEYKGEVDQHTSQKDYAKGFGGKYGVEKDKVDKAAMGYDYKGETEKHQSQKDYSKGFGGKFGVEKEKVDKAALGYDYKGQTEKHESQKDYSKGFGGRFGVQEDRMDKNAANFTDMESPTSAYEKTQPLEASSAPAGNLKARFENMAKASDEENRKQAEEEKARRQAREKREQEEARQRQQSQVEEEPPCLPPRSADLLPEEAPEVLTPVFPEPQLEEDDGDYEDIAEPHAAAVENDYEDLTNGLTAVAIYDYQGEADDEISFNPDDMITNIEMVDEGWWRGQCHGRFGLFPATFVQLQQ, from the exons ATGTGGAAATCGGTGGTGGGACACAATGTTAATGTAAAGGTGGCTGCAGAAGGGGATGACTGGGAGACCGACCCTGATTTTGAG AATGACGTGTCAGAGCAAGAACAGAGATGGGGATCCAAGACTGTGGAGGGGTCTGGCCATAAAGAGCACATCAG TGTGGCAGAGCTGAGGCAGAAGGTGTCTCAGGAGTACGAGCATGTGAAGAAGAAAGAGCAGGCGCTGGCACCCCAGGCCTCCTACGGCTACGGAGGCACATTTGGAGTGGAGAAGGACCGTATGGACAAG GGGGCTGTGGGGCATAGCTATGTGGCTCAGGTTGAGCAGCACTCATCACAAACAGATGCTGCGAGGGGCTTCGGGGGGAAGTTTGGAGTTCAGAAAGACCGTGTGGACAAG TCTGCCATGGGCTTTGAGTACAAGGGAGAGGTGGATCAACATACTTCTCAGAAAG ATTACGCCAAAGGATTTGGAGGGAAGTATGGAGTGGAGAAGGATAAGGTTGACAAAGCTGCCATGGGTTATGACTataaaggagagacagaaaagcaCCAGTCCCAAAAAG ACTACTCAAAGGGATTTGGGGGTAAGTTTGgtgtggagaaggagaaagtggACAAGGCTGCTTTGGGTTATGACTACaagggacagacagaaaaacatgAGTCACAGAAAG ACTATTCTAAGGGCTTTGGGGGACGCTTTGGAGTCCAGGAAGACCGCATGGATAAG AATGCAGCAAACTTCACAGATATGGAATCTCCTACCTCAGCCTATGAGAAGACACAGCCATTGGAGGCCT CAAGTGCACCTGCTGGTAACTTGAAGGCACGGTTTGAAAACATGGCCAAGGCATCAGATGAAGAGAACAGAAAgcaagcagaggaggagaaagccaGGAGACAGGccagggagaaaagagagcaggaggaggcccGACAAAGACAACAG TCTCAGGTGGAAGAGGAGCCTCCGTGCCTGCCCCCTCGCTCAGCTGACTTGCTGCCGGAGGAGGCCCCCGAGGTCCTAACACCCGTCTTCCCAGAGCCACAGTTGGAGGAAGATGATGGAGACTATGAAGACATCGCTGAACCACATGCAGCTG CTGTGGAAAATGACTATGAGGATCTTACAAATGGCTTGACTGCAGTGGCAATTTATGACTACCAAGGAG AGGCTGATGATGAGATATCTTTCAATCCGGATGACATGATCACCAACATAGAGATGGTGgatgaggggtggtggaggggacagTGTCATGGACGCTTCGGCCTCTTCCCAGCCACCTTTGTGCAGCTGCAGCAGTGA